A part of Gossypium hirsutum isolate 1008001.06 chromosome A07, Gossypium_hirsutum_v2.1, whole genome shotgun sequence genomic DNA contains:
- the LOC107955641 gene encoding uncharacterized protein gives MGQPTLNGSVPMGSNIPKPYYFVCGSFEPKSKGEKRGFPLFPPQGHRSPIVAAPPSPNAHRGGRRARYLGGVGAWHGVAHDSEAWRASYAAWTRSLRRRFPSAAGVLGWLYVLCIGLRDVG, from the exons ATGGGTCAACCCACCTTAAACGGTTCCGTTCCCATGGGATCAAATATCCCAAAACCTTATTATTTTGTTTGTGGCTCATTTGAGCCAAAATCAAAGGGAGAAAAGAGGGGTTTTCCCCTTTTCCCTCCGCAAGGGCATAGATCGCCCATCGTCGCGGCTCCACCTTCCCCAAATGCACACCGCGGTGGCCGACGAGCCAG ATATCTCGGAGGCGTGGGAGCGTGGCATGGAGTAGCGCACGATTCGGAAGCTTGGCGCGCATCGTACGCTGCTTGGACTCGAAGCTTGCGGCGCCGATTTCCTTCTGCTGCTGGGGTTTTAGGTTGGCTTTATGTTTTGTGTATTGGGTTGAGAGATGTGGGATAG